DNA from Granulicella arctica:
CTGATTGAGGACGAACTGAATTGTTTGAGTAGTGTGCAAAAACATCGGAGATCCAAGCTCTGTACATGTGACAACAATTACCATTGTGCGGAATGAGGCTCAAAACTCTTCTAGTTGTTTAGTCCCACAGAGTGGTGGAGTACGCTATGACCAGTTGCCATCCTGGGAGGCATTATGGGACAAGTACTGCACGGGAGCGCCCGAACGACAGCAGCAGTGCGTCAAGCGATCAGTCGAATATCAATGTTGTCAATCGTGGAGCCGTGCTTCGTCCGGATGTCGTGTCCAAAAACTTTTACGCGGCTCAGTCGAGAGCTCAGTATTTCGACCTTGCGTCGTTCGCACCCCCCCGCAGGCGCTGGTCGCTGAGTCGGAATCCTCCAGGGTCCTGGAACGGCTAGGGTAAGTCTCTGAGTGGCAAAACAATTCCTCATTACTGAGAAGCTGCATGCACGGTTCGAGACCACCTTCACGAATGTCCTGAACCACACGAGCTTTGCGCCTCCGGTCACAGCAATCGACAGTTCAACCTTTCCGCGCTGCATCACCACTTCAAAACCCTCACCGACACCTCGCCCCTGCAATATCTCAAGACTATTCGTCTTCACAAGGTAAGAATGCTCATGGTGCAGGACTCTCTCGGAGCCTCCATTGCAGCGGAGCGGGTCGGGTACGAAAGCCCCTCTCAATTCAGCCGCGAATTCAAACGGCTCTTCGGCGTTTCGCCTACAGACGAGACGCAACGGCTCAGGACAGCGTTTGGTCATTCACAAAAAGTTTCAGCGCAAGCCGGCTAGTGCCAGATCGTTTTGCGGGCTAATGAGCATGGGGTGTCGGTATACTGTACTGCGACCGCAGGACGGACCAGCGACTGTGCTGAAATTATTGCACTGGAACGTTTTGAGGTAGGGCAGCATTCTCTCCTGTCGTTACGAACAGAACAATCGATTTGCATATGTCGGAAAGTGGGTAATCTGCAATCAATTGCCACTATGCTGCGGTTCATTCATTATTAGATATAGGCTGCAAACGATTCGTATAGTCCATCTCCTCGATAAACCTCGTTAAGTTAGGTGAGCATTGCGTATACTCCACATCATCGCCACTCTGGATCGCCGTGCCGGAGGCCCAGCCAACAGCCTTCGCCGTATTGTCAGCACCTATCCTGAGATCGGCAGCGAAGGGGAGGTCCTTACCCTCGACGCTCCCGGCGCACCTTTTCTTCAGGAGATCTCCTGCAAAGTTCATGCCATCGGGCCCGTCGCCAGCAAGTTCGGCTATAGTGCCCGGCTCATCCCTTGGCTCAGACAAAACCGCCATCGCTTCGACGGCGTTGTAGTACACGGCCTCTGGCAATATCTTGGATACGCTGTCCGCCGCGCCATCGGCGGTCACAAACCCTACATGGTCTTCACCCACGGTATGCTCGATCCTTGGTTCAACCGAACCAACCGTCTCAAGCAACTCAAGAAAATTCCCTACTGGCTCCTAAGCGAGTACTGGGTCCTCCGTGGGGCACACCACGTTCTCTTTACCTCGGACGCTGAGGCCCGCCTCGCCACCCAGAGCTTTTGGCCTTGGCGCTGGAACCCGCTCGTCGTTCCCTATGGAGCCAGCGCTTGCGAGGGAGATCCACAGCAACTTCGCCAAGCATTCCTTGAAGAGCATCCACCCCTCCGTAACCCCGATGGCACCGCCAGACCTTTTATCCTCTTTCTCAGTCGCATCCACCATAAAAAGGGCTGTGATCTCCTCGTCGAGGCTTTCACCAAAATTGTCAGAGATGCTTCCGATCTCCATCTCGTTTTTGCCGGCCCCGATAAGGACAACCTCCAGCCGAAGCTCATGCATCTGGCAAACGTGGCTGGCGTCGCCGACCGCGTTCACTTCATCGGGATGATTGACGGAGACCTAAAGTGGGGAGCTTTCTACGCCTCCCAGGTCTTCTCCTTGCCCTCCCATCAGGAGAACTTCGGCATCGCCGTCGCCGAAGCCCTTGCCTGTTCCAAGCCCGTTCTCATCTCCGACAAAGTCAATATCTGGGAAGACATAGTCGCCGACGGAGCCGCCTTCGTCGGTCCCGACACCGTCCAAGGCACCTACCAGACCCTCACCCAGTGGATTGGCCTGAACCAGGACCAGCGCACAGCCATGGGAAAGCGCGCCCTCGCCTGCTTCCTTAAGCGCTACGATATGCGGGCTAACGCCTACGGCATCATCGACATCTTCGCCGCTATTGCCTCCACCAACATGCCGTCAGCCTCAACTCCAGCCAAAACCGCCAAAGCTCTCTGAGGTGTCAGGTAAAACTGAACCAATCCAGATGTTAGTCTTCGACGAAACCAGACCTGAGAAGAAATGGAGGCTTTGGATGAAGAAGAAACGATACAGTTTGGGGCAGTTCATAGTGTGCTGACGCAAGATCCAGCAGAAGTGCCTCGCGTGGTTAATGAGCCATGCGAGGCACAGGAACCTGCTTGATCGTCACAGTGGCAGGCGATGAGCGAATACTTTGGCCATTTATGCTCACGGCCATCACCGTGTACTCCGTTGTGCCTTTGTCTGCTGCTGGTTCGGTAAAGTTCGGCAGCGTCAGCCCAGACGCAACAATGTGCGAGGAGCCGCCCTGTGTGCTTTCGACTGTATATGTCTGGGCATCGGGCACTGCATCCCACGCGACTGAAACGAACCTGCCTGCGATTGATGCGTGCACATGTGTGGGCGTTACGGGAGGCGGTCCGTTTGGCAGTAGTCCATAGACGCACATCTGCCCCGTGCCTGTGTTTTCCGTGCCGAAGCTGGCAAGATACACCTTCCCATTGGTTACCGTCGGAGGCGCCATCTTCGAGTAGTTGTTACAGTCGTCTCTCCCCGGGTTCTGGAGAGAATTCCATAGTTCATGGTTGATATCGTCGGCGTCATACGCATGAAGAATCCCGGGCCTTGACTCATGCCATGAGTCACCCGACGCATGGATCGCAGCCCACAGAATTCCATCCTTATCCCCATGAGCAGAGAGCGAAAGCATCGCACCGGGATGCCCATGGTTCATTTCAGGCCGAGTCATCACAGGGGTCTCGTTCAGCTTTCCTCCGTCGAACTTATACACCCGCGCCTTGTCCGTCTGGCCCCATAGATACAGCAGTTCGCCGTTCTTTGCGCTCTTCCAGTACACAAGATTGTGTAGGTGCGAACTCGTTACCGGGAAGTGCTGCACGGCATGTTCATCGCCCAGGTGGCCGAAATGCTCCGTATCCACAAGGTAGAGGACGCCTTGCTTTCCTCCGCCAAGCACAAGGTGAGTGCCTGGAATCAGCGTTGCACCTGAGGAGTCCAGGTCGTTGTCCTCTTTATCAAGCTGAAAATGATTGGTTGGCGTAAACCAGTCCACTAGATGCATGTGCGGGTCTAGCTTAATGAAGCTTTCACTGAACTGTGTCGTACCATTCCAACTTCCATTGCCAGTCACAAAGTAGATATTGCCCTTCTCATCGACGGCTGGGGCCTGACCCGACTGCCAGATGCTCGCACCCTCACCGCTCGGTGAGGTGTTGAAGACCCCAACCTGATGGAGAGAGGTTGTGTCGTAGCCCAGTAGGTATCCGTGATATGGCTCCTTGTCGCAGTGAGAGGAGTAGCTCGCATATACATTGCCGCCAGCAAGAAAAAGAGCCGGGCGTTGGTTTTGCATGAGAGGATCAAAGTCGGGTGCCTCTATGATCGTTGGACTGTGCGGCAAGTCCGCACCGGTCGTTAGATCGAGAGCATGGAGACGTTGCACAAAACTGCCCCCAGCTTTCGTCAATGCCACGACGTAGAGCGTATTCTTCTCGGCATTGATGACAGGTGTGCCAATGATGCCCATGTTGCCGTTGATGTCGAGGCAGCCGAAGTCCGCATCGTGCAGGCTGGCAGGAGTGCCGAAATTGACATGCCAGAACGGCGCAGTAGCCGTCGCGTCATTTGCGTCGAATGCATATACGCTGTTGTTTACTGTCGTCACGAAAACCACATCGTGCCAGCCTCCGCCAATCTTGACGTTGGTCGCGACCAGCGGTTGTGTGTACAGTTGATCGTCAACCACACGTTTGAAAAGCATGCCAAAATGCTGCGGGTTCACGCTGCCCGGCGTAAGAACGGTCTCGTTAAGGTTCGCTCCCGTGCGTGCATTGTCATTGTGTTGTGTCAGCACATCCACCTGGGCAGAGGCAGCAAACGACAGCAGAAGGGAAGCAAAGAAAAATGCACTTCGGATAAAACGAGATAGTTGGCGCAATTTGCTGAACTCCGTCAATACTCTTGTCAACGAATGAACTCCTGGCCAGTCGCGGTGTCGTGTCGTCCATAGTGGCACGCTGTATATAAAGTCTACCTTGTGGCCTATCAGGATTCAGGGTCACTAGCTCCAAGAATCTCAACCAGCCTTGACTGTCATTTCTAAACCGCGATATTCCACCGTCATGTCTCCACTCGGCCCGGCCGCTTTGTCGAATAGTGTAGCCCTCGCCACTGGAGTGTTATTCGCGATTGCTCCAGTCTGGGCAGCAATGCGAGCATCACGGGGCGATCTGATGGAGGCTCTACGACACGAGTAATCTCGGTCCTATCGGTCGATGCTGAGTTGACACAATAAAAGCAGTAGCAGTGCAAGAACAATTGCACTGCTACTGCACGCTCACAGTAGTGGCCAGTTTAATGTCCGCCGAAGAGCTTCCAATCATCAGCTTTACCGGTTCTGTTTCAACTTCAAACTTCGCCTGCTTCTCGTTCCAGAAAGCAAGCGTTGAAGCCTCCAGTGTAATTTGCACAGTCTTTGTCTCATGAGGCTTCAAGGTCACTCGTTGAAATCCTTTGAGCTCCTCGCGTGGCCGCTCCACCTTGGACTCCAGATGCTTTACATAGAGCTGGACGACATCAGCTCCGGTCCTGTTTCCTGTGTTTGTCACATCCACGCTAACCGTAATGCTTCCATCGCCAGCTAATCTCGCCGAACTTGCTTTCAGGTTGGAGTAGCTGAAGGTGGTAAAGCTCAAGCCATAACCAAACGGGTAAAGCGAGTCTCCCTTGAAGTACATGTACGTGCGACCATGGCGAATATCGTAGTCCATCATGGCAGGCAACTGCTCGATCGACTGAGGCCAAGTCGTCACCAGGTGACCACCTGGGTTGTAATCCCCAAAGAGCACCTTGGCAAGCGCGGTGCCCTCATCCTGCGACGAGTGGGCCATGTGCAGGATTGCCGGAATATTCGCTTGCGTCCAGTTGATCGCAAACGGGAAGCTGGAGACCAGGATCACGACGGTCTTTGGGTTCGCCGCATAGACCTGTTTGATCAACTGTTCCTGTGCCAACGTGATGCTCTTGCGATCACGTCCTTCTCGTCCATCGCTCGGCACGCTGCACGGCAAAGTTCCTCCACCATCAGGAGTGTTATGCCACTCGTGCCCCATGTTGGGACCACATGTGGGGTCATTGCCAACCACAACAACCGCTACATCTGAAGACTGAGCCGCTTTCACTGCGGCATTGTCGCTTTCATCCGCAGCATAGTTGACCTTGACATTAGATCCAACTTCATTCCTGATTCCATCGAGAGGCGTGATCGCATGCGGAGGTGTACCGCCATACCAGTCCCAGTGCACTGAGTCGGCAAGCGGTCCAATAACGGCGATCGACTTGATCGAGCCTTTCTTCAACGGCAGAAACGCATCTGCGTTCTTCAGCAGCACCACCGATTCCAGCGCCATCTTCTCCGAAATAGCCTTATCTTTGTCTGTGTTCCAAGGTTCTGGTGAGTCTTTGATCTGCGAATAAGGCACCATCTCCGGCGGATCGATCAGCCCCAACCGCATCGTGACGCGGAACTTCGGACGTAACAGATCGTCGATCTCCGTCTCGGTCACCGATCCATCTTTGACGGCTGCCTTGGTTTCATCGACATACGTGTCAAGAAATTGATTGATGCCAGCTTTGAGACAGGCCACTACAGCCTGTTGCTGATTCGCAAAGCGCTTGTGTGAATCAACGAGCAACTTCACCGCTCCACCATCGCTCGAGAGCACATCTACACCCCACTGCTTCTGAACAATGCTCTTCAAAATCGGATTGATAGCCATCGGTGTGCCATTCCAAGCGTTGTACGAGGCCATCACTCCCTTGGCACCACCCTCCAGAAAGCCCATGCGAAACGGGACCGAGTAGTACTCCCAGAACAAGCGCTGATCGAAGTTCGAAGAAGAACTCGTGCGGAAGTTCTCATTGCTGTTCGCAAGAAAATGTTTCAACAGTGCAGCCGACTGCCAATACTTGGGATCGTCTCCCTGTAGTCCTTTTGTAAAGGCCACAACCATGGTTCCGTTGAAAAACGGATCTTCGCCATAGACCTCTTCGCTCCGGCCCCAACGCGGGTCCCGTGCAAGATCTGCCTGTGGTCCCCACAGCATCAAAATCTGACGGTTGTACTTCTCTGTCTGCGTGATGAACCGCGCCTCATACCCTTCGACGCCGCCAGCTTGGCGTACCAGGTCAGGATCCCAGGACTCTCCCATGCCGGGAGGTTGAGGGAACTGCGTTGTAGTGATCACGGCGCGTTCGGCCTTACCGCCGCCTCGCTGAACGACCCCGTGGATACCTTCAGAGCTGCCGAAATTTGGCACGCCAAGGCGCGGTACCCCGGTCTTCGTGCCAAGACAATCAATCTTTTCATCGAGCGTCATGAGCGAAAGGAGATTGTCAATCCTCTTCTCCATCGGCAGAGCGGGATCTCTGAATGGCTGAGAAGATTGTTGTGCCATCGCGGGAGCAAGGAGCAGCGCGAGAAAGCTGAATATACTGGGAAGTAGCTTCATCATCGTGGACGGCCGGTGCCTCAAGTTTTGTGTGATCGTCATGTGCGAGTTGGTCGGATTTCACCATCCCAAGCCTGTTCTGCAAACGCAACAAGGCTATCACGCCTCAGTTGCGAAAATCCTGTCGCGTTTAGTGTAGTGTGCAGGCGATGGATCAGAGAGTGACATCGGGAAGCGTATGCGATAGGTCCGATTCAGAACTGCGATCAGAGAAGGTAAAGAGAAAGACAATAAGTACTGCGGCTGAGCACGCCGAAGCAACAAGCCAGATGGAGCGCCACTGATGCATGGTAGACCCATCCGCAAAAGTGGTGGCGTAGTGATCAACGATTATGCCGGAAAGCCATGAGCCAACCAACATCCCGGCACCGTAGGTGATAAGTGTAATCATCCCCTGAGCCGCAGCGCGCAGTGCGACAGGCGCTT
Protein-coding regions in this window:
- a CDS encoding helix-turn-helix domain-containing protein, with the protein product MQYLKTIRLHKVRMLMVQDSLGASIAAERVGYESPSQFSREFKRLFGVSPTDETQRLRTAFGHSQKVSAQAG
- a CDS encoding glycosyltransferase; protein product: MRILHIIATLDRRAGGPANSLRRIVSTYPEIGSEGEVLTLDAPGAPFLQEISCKVHAIGPVASKFGYSARLIPWLRQNRHRFDGVVVHGLWQYLGYAVRRAIGGHKPYMVFTHGMLDPWFNRTNRLKQLKKIPYWLLSEYWVLRGAHHVLFTSDAEARLATQSFWPWRWNPLVVPYGASACEGDPQQLRQAFLEEHPPLRNPDGTARPFILFLSRIHHKKGCDLLVEAFTKIVRDASDLHLVFAGPDKDNLQPKLMHLANVAGVADRVHFIGMIDGDLKWGAFYASQVFSLPSHQENFGIAVAEALACSKPVLISDKVNIWEDIVADGAAFVGPDTVQGTYQTLTQWIGLNQDQRTAMGKRALACFLKRYDMRANAYGIIDIFAAIASTNMPSASTPAKTAKAL
- a CDS encoding glycoside hydrolase family 3 C-terminal domain-containing protein — encoded protein: MEKRIDNLLSLMTLDEKIDCLGTKTGVPRLGVPNFGSSEGIHGVVQRGGGKAERAVITTTQFPQPPGMGESWDPDLVRQAGGVEGYEARFITQTEKYNRQILMLWGPQADLARDPRWGRSEEVYGEDPFFNGTMVVAFTKGLQGDDPKYWQSAALLKHFLANSNENFRTSSSSNFDQRLFWEYYSVPFRMGFLEGGAKGVMASYNAWNGTPMAINPILKSIVQKQWGVDVLSSDGGAVKLLVDSHKRFANQQQAVVACLKAGINQFLDTYVDETKAAVKDGSVTETEIDDLLRPKFRVTMRLGLIDPPEMVPYSQIKDSPEPWNTDKDKAISEKMALESVVLLKNADAFLPLKKGSIKSIAVIGPLADSVHWDWYGGTPPHAITPLDGIRNEVGSNVKVNYAADESDNAAVKAAQSSDVAVVVVGNDPTCGPNMGHEWHNTPDGGGTLPCSVPSDGREGRDRKSITLAQEQLIKQVYAANPKTVVILVSSFPFAINWTQANIPAILHMAHSSQDEGTALAKVLFGDYNPGGHLVTTWPQSIEQLPAMMDYDIRHGRTYMYFKGDSLYPFGYGLSFTTFSYSNLKASSARLAGDGSITVSVDVTNTGNRTGADVVQLYVKHLESKVERPREELKGFQRVTLKPHETKTVQITLEASTLAFWNEKQAKFEVETEPVKLMIGSSSADIKLATTVSVQ